One Dioscorea cayenensis subsp. rotundata cultivar TDr96_F1 chromosome 17, TDr96_F1_v2_PseudoChromosome.rev07_lg8_w22 25.fasta, whole genome shotgun sequence DNA window includes the following coding sequences:
- the LOC120281192 gene encoding LOW QUALITY PROTEIN: la protein 1-like (The sequence of the model RefSeq protein was modified relative to this genomic sequence to represent the inferred CDS: inserted 1 base in 1 codon) — MAAASLDAQKAKEVLRQVEFYFSDSNXPRDNFLKKAVQESEDGLVSLALICSFARMRNHLGLGNVKPEEVPEETVQAVAETLRKSVALKVSEDGKKIGRSTELLKPEEVIEQVDSRTIAVSPLPYDVKLEDVEAFFGKLAKINSVRLPRHVSEKKHFCGTALVEFSVEEDAKKVLEDNLVYAGIELEIKPKKEFDAVREKQQEEYEQSRSLKKDGSDGSYPKGLIVAFKLKSIPGEGSTEENCQEKANESVEVPERETENVTASATAEGEPMASHSLEDAEKNVEKDGNLQDSENKATNDASMENEDEVGKEEDKKNSTTVNKENIVTREDLKKSLIDLELSKVKWEAEEYWDLLEIRKRFRETKGGREGVTITSRAVPFYLTFMFQQSQSRLMLNSTMFS, encoded by the exons ATGGCGGCAGCTTCTCTTGACGCACAGAAGGCCAAGGAAGTTCTACGCCAG GTGGAGTTCTATTTCAGTGATAGCA CTCCGCGGGACAACTTCTTGAAGAAGGCCGTGCAGGAGAGTGAGGATGGAT TGGTGAGCTTGGCCTTGATCTGCTCGTTTGCACGGATGAGGAATCACCTTGGCTTGGGGAATGTAAAGCCGGAGGAGGTGCCGGAGGAGACTGTGCAAGCCGTTGCTGAGACTTTGAGGAAGTCTGTTGCTTTGAAAGTATCGGAGGATG GGAAGAAGATAGGCAGAAGTACTGAATTGTTGAAGCCAGAAGAGGTCATAGAGCAAGTAGATTCTAGAACAATTGCTGTATCCCCTTTACCTTATGATGTTAAGCTTGAAGATGTTGAGGCTTTCTTTGGAAAACTAGCAAAG ATAAACAGTGTCAGGCTGCCTCGTCATGTCTCTGAAAAAAAGCATTTCTGTGGCACTGCTTTGGTTGAATTTTCTGTGGAAGAAGATGCCAAGAAGGTTTTAGAGGACAACTTAGTTTATGCTGGCATAGAGCTAGAGATAAAACCCAA AAAGGAATTTGATGCTGTAAGGGAAAAGCAGCAAGAGGAATATGAACAATCAAGGTCTCTTAAGAAGGATGGTTCAGATGGAAG CTATCCTAAAGGTTTAATTGTTGCATTTAAGTTGAAGAGTATTCCTGGTGAAGGTTCTACTGAAGAAAATTGTCAGGAGAAGGCTAATGAAAGTGTAGAGGTCCCTGAAAGAGAAACTGAGAATGTCACTGCAAGTGCAACAGCTGAGGGTGAACCGATGGCATCTCACTCTTTGGAAGATGCTGAAAAAAATGTAGAAAAAGATGGTAACTTACAGGATTCTGAAAATAAGGCAACAAATGACGCTTCTATGGAAAATGAAGATGAGGTTGGAAAGGAAGAGGACAAGAAGAATTCAACAACTGTTAACAAGGAGAATATTGTGACACGTGAGGATTTAAAGAAATCTTTAATAGATTTGGAACTGTCAAag GTAAA GTGGGAGGCTGAGGAATACTGGGACTTGCTCGAAATCAGGAAGAGGTTTAGGGAAACAAAAGGCGGCAGGGAAGGTGTGACTATTACTTCTCGAGCAGTTCCATTTTATTTGACTTTCATGTTTCAACAATCTCAATCAAGGCTAATGCTGAACTCTACCATGTTCAGTTGA